ACCTCTGCTAGATTGAGGCCAAGTAGGCTTCAGAAGCTCAGTCATGCACTTCAGTTCAACTTAAAGAAGAAATTATTCCCGCTCATGCACTACAGTTCAacctaaaaaaagaaaaatattttttttattttgcccaTATCATTTGCATTCACGCATCAACTAATGTGACATGGATAGAAACCTGGACAGCCACAGTGGGTATGTGAAGTAAAACACAGACATTGGTACAgaacctatagaccctttcaacaacaaaaacaaaaacaatgcttgaacgttctatttggccccaatctacttcctctgcattaagataacatatggaatgttaaaacggaagccttgtggggccaactatgatgctgataatggaactctcttgaaagggtccatatggcCATTTTACACTATTTACACATACACTATTAAATTGGTTGAAAAACAACTTAAGTGAATGCTTAATTTACTGAGACAGCTTTTCATATCCagcttgtgaaaaaaaaatgtcacatgtcaATGTCAAACATATCACATTCATAAGCACACAGCTGCATTTCTCAATAGACTTGAACCAGGGTTGTGCTCATGTGGAGTTTACCTGTGGCTTACAGGTCACTCACTGAATGAGTAAATGAAAGGATGAGTGAAAGGAAGAATGAATACATGGATGAGGGTACAAATGACTGCATATTTTAACCAAGTAACCATAACAACCCTAGAATTTTCTGTGACTTGTTTTTATCTATTTAAATGAAAAAAGTTAATCTTATTTTCTGTCATAATACAAATTAACCACATACATAAAGCTCACCAAGGCCAATCAAACACACATCAggttcagtgtaaaaaaaaacagcagctgTACGCACAACAATAAATGAAAAGAACCTCTGAAAAACACCCGGTGAAAAGTTGGACAGATTGATCAGAGCTGCTGCAAAAAAGGCTCAGGAAAAATACCACGATTTTGAAACCTTCCAATCTATGCAGGGCCTTGTCCTGTGACAGGCCTATCAGGTGTTCAAGTATTcccccttccctcctcctcccccgccTCCTTCTGACCTCATTCTGTCATCCCACTTCTCCTGCTTTTCCCACTCTCAAGTCTTCCATAAAGTGTCCCAATGCACAACACATGTAACAATGCATTATAAATAGGCCGTCATCAATCAGTCATTCAGCGCTGAGGAGAAATCCACTGACGTCTTCCAATTTAATACATTTCCCTTTGTGGTGTTGACtggtggtgcacacacataaagtgAGCACTCTCTCCCAGCTCATCTCGGCGTTTGGGGGAAAGCGAGCTGTGTCCTAatcattttctctcatttgcacaGTTCTGACATCAATATGACAAAGGAACACGtttttttgagagagagagagagagagagagagaaacatgaagTTTCTTGTTTGTACACAGGCTTGTGACTGCTATCCTGCTAGCAATCTTCCACACACCTGGCAAATCTGTTTGATATGATGAATAGCTGTGTCTGTTTGAACAACCCCACAGGCCCTCTCAGATGTTGAATTCAGAGTCGAGCAATCCGTTAACATGCACATGATTCAGACAGTGCCACCCACGCATACGTTCATAATATACATTTGTAAGTAGTACATGACGTAAGGCTCAGATCAAGTCAGTGCCTGAGGTAAGAGCACCACGCGCCTGCATGGTTCATGCCAAGACCAGATGTTCTGCTGACGAGAGCCGACAATGCTTGAAGCTTTGCCATAAAATCACTGCTACTTTATTCACACCTGTCAGTGATGACACGTCTGGAGGATTCACTCTGCCATCACCACTTGTTGACAAGAAAGTATGGAAACAGATAACCCTAAAACAAAATAACATAGTCTCTGGACATGGAGCACAGAAAGAGAACTGTTTTTGATGGCCCTACATTACACCCACTGAAATAAACAAGACACTAAGCTTCCATACAACATTGTTAAGAGTAGCATGTTAAGCTACAAAATTGCAGTCTTATATAGAATAGGAATGTATTATATCAATGGGATCATTTATGTTTAGACACACCTTCTTTAGACACACCTTAAACTCCTACATATTTGTTTGCACTTTTACATTTGTTTACCACAACTTAACTTAAGCATGGCTTGGTTATCACACAAAATAACTCGTTTTTAGATTTCATAATAATTATAATTGTGTTCTTTTCCCAAAATCTATCAAAAGAGAGAAGTCGTGGAAGAGCAGCACTGTAATATTCTGCACTGCATGTGGAGGTAGACTAAAAGTAAATAGCCAATAACCCAGAAGAAatcccccagcacacacacataaaaaaaaccctTTTTGCTGTTCTATAGGAGCAGTGATATATAAATGTATGATGACTCATCAAACATTACCACATAAGATTACCCCTGGAAGACAATGTAGACCTATGCATATTTCAACAGCTCCACTACTTGTTGAGACGTTAAAAGCAGTGTTACAGAGGGCATTACACACTGTGGGACTCATCAAAGTCAGTGGAAAGGCTTTCTTAATTtttggtctattttactgtaaaATCAACATAAGCTATATTTTGTGTATTGCTATACAGATGTGCAAATGTGCtgtgatatgtcaaataaaattACAATAAAACAAAGACTAGACCCATTGTCTCACTTGATGTTTAAATATCACTtttatttgagttttttttatacatGATATATGTCATTCAAGGACACAACATAATGTTATGGTTGCACGTCAAATAAAAGTCAGACAGGGTGCACGGAGTAGTACTGAGAAGCGACACATAAATGCAACATGAAAGCATCTGCATCAGACATCATTCCTCATGAAAGCTTCATGCAGCTGTCATGTTCTGATTGTGTACGCTTTATATACTTCATAAACACTGTCACATCCCAATTTTCAAAGTCAACACACAAAAAGAATTTCAAGCGAGACATAAATATTTAACAAATATGTCAAAATACGAATGAAAACTTCAACGTAATTTGATTTtacaaatgtgtaaaaaaaacaacaacaacaacaacaaaaaacactaAATTGCAGTGACAGTAACATGTTCAAATGAGGCAGCAACATCTTTCATGTGTCAGGACTTGCTTTGCTCTGGGGCTTGTCCGTTGACCTTCGTCTTCTCCAAGGTCTGCTTCTCATCTGGTGTTACAGTCTGGGAAGATGTGTTCCAACAAAAGAGACAGGCCTGTAGAAAGACAAGGTCATGAAGTCTTTGTGCCTATACATAACTAACACATAGTGCAACAATGTTCTACATTAAGGTGAAAGCCTGTATTACAATAGCAAGTCCCATCTTTCACTGAATCCCATATAACTGGATCTGATCCTCTGTGTTGTCAGCCAGTTTGCACCTGAATATTGTCATCTCAAAGAAGACAACACTTGTGAGTGCGTAGTTCTTCAAGGTCAATGAGGCAGAATGGGATCTGGGTGGGGATCAAACAGCATTCTATAataccacctctctctctctctctctctctctctctctctctctacaaagAGCGTTGTGTTGCTTGGACAGTAATAACTAATACGAGTACATCAAAGCACAAAGATTATAAACACGTTCAGTGTTACCTTGAAATGTGCCTTGAATCTCTTGCTCACAACGTACAAAGCAATTGGGTTCATGCAAGAATTTGCAGAGGCCATGTTGATGCCAATGTAATCCAGGACAAGGAAGGCActagtaaaaaaaagaaagaaaaaaaaagaaaaaaatataatattaaATGCATACTAGAGAAGTATCTGCTCAGAAATAAATATCTCTATGTATTTTAAACACTTCCTTACCTCAATAAATCACATCGATGGGGATCCTTTTGATTATAAATAGTTAGTTTCAAGATTCTGCTGAGATGTAATGGCAGCCAACAAACCGCAAATACCAGCACCAAACTGAAAACAGTCTTGGCCACCTCTCTTCTCTGTAAGAGAGACCAGTACATGTTTGAAATGCATCATGTGGCTTCTTACAGTTGGAGGCTGAGTATATCTAGGTAGAAAAAAAGCACCTCTCCTACCTGTTTGATATGGTCATTAAAACCAATCTGTGTCCTACTTTTCTTCAGCATCTCACAGGTCATGAGAGTATAAAACAGTGCAGTGCAAGCCAGCGGCATACAGAAATATATTCCAAAGAGCCACCAATCCTTTGCGTTCTTATAAAACTAGAGGAAGGGGGAAAAcatcatgtgtgcacacactgtATAATTGACTTTGTGGAAATGGTGGAAGATGGGCACACTCAGTAGAACTCTTGACACAGACACTTTGAAATTGGGGCAGGGTTGCAGTGGGCTTCCAGCAATTGCACTCGGCTCGAATTTATATCATGGCAGCAGTCCTATATCGACTTTGTTCATGGctataattttttttccaccCGGGTGTGTTGGAGCAGTTTAAAAAAAGGCAATGTTGCCAGGTTGGTTTCTGAAGACAAGCCAAGTCGTAAAATCACACACTGTTCGGTACATTGATGGACAGGAAAGCATAGCAAAAACACAAGTCCCCAGTATAATAACTGAAACTCATTTTACTTTAATAAGCAGAAAGGACAGACATTTCAAGGGCAAATTGTTTATAGACAATTGTTGCAATCACTGGTGTGTTTAATGGCTTCCGACTATACATTGTATGAATAGCACAATACCTGCATGAACTGAGATGACTGTATTGGATGAAGGAGGCATATCCGAAGATGCTTCCCTTTATAGTCCATTGCCATCATATTAAATCCCACGGCCTCAGGCACAGCAAGAAATGTGGATATGATCCATATTAAAATCAGTTTCACTGCTGTCCACTTCGGAACACCAAGGCCTTTGATATGATTTCGAGAGGCCACAACACGGTATCTGACAGTAAAAATGTGCATTGATTACTACTTTTTACAGAGATTCATGTAAGATGATGGTTAGTGCTGTTGATGCATAATAAAGACTGCAATATGTTATCAAGGAGACAATTTGTTagagtaaaacaaaacatatttcAATTGAGATTTGACTAATGGCATACCGTATACTAAAACAGAGGTTTCTCCACAGAAAGCTGATATTCCATACCTGTCTATGCTCAGTGCGCATAAACTCAAGACTGTTATTCCAACAGATGTTTTTTGAATGAAAGGCACTAATTTACAAATTGCCACATCAAATGGCCAATCCTCAGCCAGAAGCTGAAAGAAGGAAAATAATAGTTTGCTACCTGCATTATTATAAAACAATGCATTCCTGTTTTGGGTAGGCTATAccataatgcacacacaatacatggAATCTGACCACACAAGATAAATAACAGGTGATTTAACAATTAgctattaattattatttaacatttgtACTTACCTTGTAAGCATTGACAGGTATGGCAATCACAATATGTATGAGATCTCCCAGAGCAAGACTGGCGATTAGAATGTTAGGTCCACTTCTCATGCCCTTGTTCTTATAAATAATTCTGAGGAGTGCCAGATTGCCTGTCATTCCGgtgatgaaaacaaaacaagacaccAGCGTGTTGATGTATTTGAACACCACTTTGATCCTTGTTGGCCCTGAGCACATTGGATGAGGATGGGGACGCTGCCCAGGGGCTTTCAGAGTGAAGTTTGATGTGCTCAATGTGTTATTCACTTCCTCTTTCTGATACGTCTGAGAGATTGTTTCATTGATGTCGGTGAAAGTCTCTTGATATGTGGTCTTGTCTACAGTTTCAGCTGAAATGACTTGGACGAGCAGGAAAAAGATGAAAACATTTGTTCTCTCCATGATGTGTTGGAGCtattgattaaaaaaatgattGGATTTATCTAGAGACAAATGtcaaaggagaaagaaagaacagaaaAGTTTAAATCTTGAAATAATATCAAAGGCTACTATGTCctaaaacacaaacaatacaaATCCAACATGATAATAAGTGACTTACTGTACTCACCAAACAACTCTTGAGATACTAAAATCACTCCTGTATGGCTAAATTCCTCATAACCATATTCTTTGTTGTTGATACAAATCTGACGCTACACACAAAGGTGGTGTGAAACCTTTATAGGGAAATAAAGGTAGTGCTGAGTCATAAAGCTGTCATCTCTTCTACCCCATCCTGTCGGGTTTAAAACACACTGCAGGGGCGACGGGGCAGGCAGCATACTATATCAAATGTTCTGCCCTGTTACTCAAGCATATGTCGTAGCCATTATGGAATGGACAACTTATGGTCTTATGCATAATATTTAACAAATAGCCTATTACATTCAGTTCAAATCCTTGCAAATTAAATATGATGAGGACGGGCCTCTTCACATTGGAACAACGGAGCCACTGTTTGTTTCCTATTTAGTCACAGTGTGTACGAACACCGTGTTTCAGAGTGGATAGATAGCAACAGGACCATGAGGATTAACTCGCTGAATTTGACAAATCAAGTGTAGTTGATTACAGGGTGTATAGCCTACTCCATTAGCACTTGCGATGCCTGTTATCACAAATGTGTTTAGTTGCCTGTCAGAGAATGTTCTAATTCTAGCGTTTTATTTCCAAAACTATGCTCTATTTTAATTGCACAACGGGGGTAGCCTACGTAATAATGCATATTTGTAAGCCATCCAGATGTTGCCAAGTACTTTCTCCAAACATCGCGTCAGTGTAAAATCTGTAGAAAAAGTAACCAGTCAATCCCGTGGAAAAAGTAACCAGTCAATGCCTAAGATGCGACTTCAAAGCGCAATAGCCTAGTTGCCGAATTAAGTGAATTGATGCTGAAGTAGTAAAAATGTTCAATTTGAACGCTGTACCTTGCGTTTAATCTTAATATAGGCTACGTTTAGACCAGTGTCTTAGACCAAATGAGCAAACCTACTGGGTCTCCGGGGGTGGGAAGTGGATCTGAACTCTCCACCACTCTGTCCTCGACACGGGGAGGGCAACACGAGTCATCCCCTCAGATGACAGCTGATAGTGAGCAAATGCCAAAAAGAGACCGTCCGTGTGACACAGCAGGTACAATTGGTCATGGCAAAATTTGTCAAGGCTTAATATTCAAGAAACTAATTAAAACGTCCTCTTCCgcaaacatttgaaagtgtttAAAGCTGGACAAAACCTTTACACGTCTAtctaaaatgtatttgattcAGTTGTCTTGGAAAGTTATGTAGGTTAAAACAACTGCTATTTAGATTTCTATTTTGTCATGAAGAAGATTGTTATAGTTCAAATCTTTGTATTTTGTCCATTTAAGTACTCTCACATGCAAATCAACAATGTCTTTTGTGACTTACAGGTGAAACAACAACCAGTTTAACAAAGACACCAGCATCTGATCAGCATATGACGGGGTAAGACAATGTTTGCATATAGCTTTGTAAATACATATATTGGACAAACAGAACAATAAACATCTGTCAGACCTCAGCCACACGTATCTCCTGCTCAAACTCCTTAGAGCGCCAGGCCACAACTGCTCTGACTCACCTGAGGTAATAGAGGTCCAGACAGTGGATGGCAGAGTCATCACCGTTGCCAACACTGTGACTCAAACAGACTGGGACTGGGTGGTACACAGGCAGCAAAAAGACAGCTCCTCAGGTAGtcttacatacaaacacatcagACATGAATCTACAGTAGCTCCAGGCCATAGACCTCAGTCTGTCAGCACTTACTGATTACCCCTAATCTCTCTGCAGTGCATATGGTGGTTGAGGACCTTGTGGAAACACCAGCTGAAGAGTTAACAGCTGACCTTAGAGGACTAGTTATTGCTCCAGACATTGAGGTGTTATGATGGTTGTGCTGCAACTTAGATATTGAGTCCACATTGTAAgcaaatatgtttgtgtgtgctccgACATTGAGAAGTTTCCTAAACCAGCTGCTTCCTTCCTCACTGACAGAATGTGGAGGAAAAGGAAAGGGAGCAAGAGAATGATCTGTATGGAATACCTGATGTGGGGCCACCCTCACTCCTGGCCTACAGACCTGAGTCCAAACAGCCTCCAGTCCTCTACAAGGTACAGGTCAGAACTCAAGTGACTCTAGTCTCTTGTCAACTTAGATGAATCTAGATAGGAACAGAATGTAAAGACATTGTTGCTGTTCTCTCAGAGCCCTGCTGTATTGCGTCTGAAACAGCCTGCGATGAACACAGAGAGCATTCTGTGTGACTACTGCCACCAGACAAGCAAGCCCTTCATCAGTCGAGCGCAATTAGAGAACGCTCCTGAATCAGAACTGGTGAGCACATTCACATGAAATGCCAAGAAAAGTGTGCACATTTAAAGTGTAGCTAGCCGCTAGCGCCACAGTAATATACTGTATCTGCCAACATAATAATACACAGTATACCAAAGATGACCACAAATATGAACAAACTGAATACATTTATCTAAGTGTTTGTTCTCTTACGGTGTGTCCAGCGTTTCTGCTGTGAGAAAGCCCAGTCAGTGAGGATGCTGatcctggaggaggagagggctcTGGCTGATTTGGAAGTAGATAAGAAAATTGATGTTCGCCCTCATGCACCATTCATGAGTAAACACCAGAAAAGGGCTGCCAAAGAACGAGCAGAGCAAAGGTCTGGGGAAGACTTAGTTTATGTGACAAATCAGTTATTGAAAAAAAAGCAGGCACCCCATATTCATCGGCAATCTCTTTAACTGTTAGTCTCCCCCACCcactatctctttctcttcttgcaCATTTTAGGTTGAGAGCATTTGAGTTCCAAAGAGTGCAAACTCTTGGCAATCAGAAATCTGTTTTCTCAGGTCAGTTCAGGTATTAGTTGAATTATTACTCATTTAGGTACAGTAGTAGTTATTATTTGATGCCCTGTGGCCATATTGTCATATTTTTTGTGTCTGTGGCTGAaggttacattacatttagcagacacttcttgaccaaagtgacttacatacattatgtcatatataTAACAAGGGATtgcattgtccccagagcaacttggggttaagtgccttgctcaagggcacaatggtggaatcTGGGagttgaaccgacaactttcaggctactgcacgctagcccagctccttaaccactacactaccactgcccacAGGTGGCCAGCAGATCAAAACAATCTCCTACAGACGGTCTAATGGAGACTGGACCATCCGTGAGGAGCCTGAGGTTCACCAGGTTGATCCAGAGACGGGTGACTTTTTCAGAGTGCAGGGAGTCACACCTGTGACATACACAGTATGCTTCATCACTGTTTTTCATGTGTGGGATTTATGTCTGCAAAGATAGTTCTGCCAACATATAGGCTAAATAATGAATGTCTTTTTCTTGCATTTAACAGCAGAAGAAAGTGCTTGTGAGGTCCTATCCAGATGCTGGCCCTTTCCTTACTGTATTCCCAGATGGAACTGGCAATGTCTTGTATCCTTTACACATGAAGCAAAGCAATAGCTCATGTTACATTTGAACCACCCATACTAAATGAAGCAGAAGGCACATTCAGTCTTGTCCTTAACACATCTAGTTACCCCTCTGGTTGCATTGCTATCTCAATTTCTTCTGTCGGGGGAGGCGATTTTACATATACAGTCTTGGAGGACAATCCATCCCAACCTAATATACAGGCCATCTTCACATCCAGAGGCCACTCAACATGCTACCATCCAAATGGACTCATTTGGTATACATCTGAATCTGTTTGCGCTATTCCTGTTTCTTTTGGTTTCCTGTTTGCATAgttaactgtaggcctactgctatAAGTAAAATGCACTTGATATATGATGTGGTGCTGATGACAGGAGTGAGCTGAATCATGTGTTCTGGCCTCTCTTCTGAAGGGTGAATCTGACCCAGCTTGAGGGGATCCAGTGCAGTGAGACTGGTGCTTTGAGACAGCGCTGGAGCTGGCATGACCTTGAGCCACACATTCATCCTCTCCCATTCcagcctctctatctctccctcaatCCCTTTATCAGCCTCCGCATACTAACACAGGAGCGCATATACCTCACCTTTAGCCACTGCACGTGCCGGGTGCGCTTCAATGTGGGTGCCAAGCTCAAGGTGAGTTATATGCTATCTTGATACTATCCACAGAGTATTTACAGTTGGGAAGGAAATGCAGTTTAGTTGCAATATATAAATATGCAGTTTCCTGTTTGAACAGCTTACGTACCCAGAAGGCCTAGTACTGCCAGGACCAGACACCCTGCAGAAGCATCTCCAAATTAAATGTCTGGAGATTTACACTCTCTTGGACAGAATCCAGACACACATCGCCTATCAGCACATGCCCAGTCACCAGAACATAAAGCCCCTCTATGGACTCATCGCCCAAATGGAGAGACTAAGGAGACAGGTGGACCGGCAGACTCCACGAAGGAAGTTAAAAACGCCAGTGCCCCCGAAATAAGCATAATCCTATTGATGATTATATATTCATACGTtgtaataaatacatttgaatacatcttaaaaaaaaaaaaaattaacagtaaaaaaaaaaatcaagaacATCTCAATACTCTTATTGTTCTGTGTTCAAACATATCGAATATTCCTGACAAAACAATGCGTAAAATACACATAATAGCATTAATCATGGGATTATTCTATAGTCTACGGACtctaaaatatgtttcattCTCATCAAtccatgtataagtataagtatagtataagtatgtatatatactcttttgatcccgtgagggaaatttggtctctgcatttatcccaatccgtgatttagtgaaacacactcagcacacagtgaaatgTGTGCCAGTATAAGGCCAGACACCAATACACCCCTATGGGACTATTTTCCCCCTTTACGTCTATCAAAGACTTACGTCTATACACTAATCGAATATAGGCTACCTAAAATATACCCGCATAGGCTTAATTTTTTCCTCTACTCCTACCACAATTGACATTCCCCCACAGATAACATCAGAAGAAAGTCAGAATAGCCATCTTAGTCATTACAAACTCTCAGTTGCCTGATTTATCAGATGAATATGACCCAGAGGGAAAGAAACAAAGAACAAACCAGGAACTGAGGGGGTGCCAGAACCAAGAGCCACAGAGAAGGGGTCCAGGATCCAGGCTGGATTTTCTTTaaagaaaaacatttaaaaaactctttaaaaagaaaaactaaaaaaaaaaagaaaactcccGTGTTGTTGCTACCTTGTCGTGGTGgggaggcttgtgtgtgtgcctccgtgACCCTGAAGACTATACCGACGAGGTTATACCCCTGGCAGGTACTACCAAGCCAGGCAGCTTTCAGGTTAGAGGCCAGTCTAAAAGCAGCATTGCCATCACCCATTGGCAGTaggtagcctggctaacgtcagactttcatcgcgcgcaaggcagcatgggaaaacccaggctaggcAGTAGGATGATTGGATAAAGATTGGGCCTATGTATTAGTCATAGATATGAATGGTGTTTCTGCCTATGCAAATTAGGACATATTCAATAAGTGTGGAGCCATGTGCATATTCAAATTCATTTAAAAAGAAACTTGTGATACAAAAACAGTTACTTTTCATACTTTTACTATGTAAAGTGTTATTGTGGTAAGAGTAAAGGAAAAATTAAGTCTATTTGGGTGTATTTTGGGCATATTCGATTAGTGTatagctcatttgcatattGAAATTAGTTTTCAaagaaacttgtaatacatttgttttacttttcatgggtattttcattgtgtaaagTTTAATTTTGATAGGAGTAAATGAAAAAATAGCCCTATTGGGGGTGCATTGTTGCCTGGCCTTCTTGGCACACATCTCGGATTGATGAGAATTTAACATATTTCCTCAACTAGGATTT
The sequence above is a segment of the Alosa sapidissima isolate fAloSap1 chromosome 2, fAloSap1.pri, whole genome shotgun sequence genome. Coding sequences within it:
- the LOC121699427 gene encoding glutamate-rich protein 6-like isoform X1 codes for the protein MSKPTGSPGVGSGSELSTTLSSTRGGQHESSPQMTADSEQMPKRDRPCDTAGETTTSLTKTPASDQHMTGAPGHNCSDSPEVIEVQTVDGRVITVANTVTQTDWDWVVHRQQKDSSSVHMVVEDLVETPAEELTADLRGLVIAPDIENVEEKEREQENDLYGIPDVGPPSLLAYRPESKQPPVLYKVQSPAVLRLKQPAMNTESILCDYCHQTSKPFISRAQLENAPESELRFCCEKAQSVRMLILEEERALADLEVDKKIDVRPHAPFMSKHQKRAAKERAEQRLRAFEFQRVQTLGNQKSVFSGGQQIKTISYRRSNGDWTIREEPEVHQVDPETGDFFRVQGVTPVTYTQKKVLVRSYPDAGPFLTVFPDGTGNVFYPSGCIAISISSVGGGDFTYTVLEDNPSQPNIQAIFTSRGHSTCYHPNGLIWVNLTQLEGIQCSETGALRQRWSWHDLEPHIHPLPFQPLYLSLNPFISLRILTQERIYLTFSHCTCRVRFNVGAKLKLTYPEGLVLPGPDTLQKHLQIKCLEIYTLLDRIQTHIAYQHMPSHQNIKPLYGLIAQMERLRRQVDRQTPRRKLKTPVPPK
- the LOC121699427 gene encoding glutamate-rich protein 6-like isoform X2, with translation MSKPTGSPGVGSGSELSTTLSSTRGGQHESSPQMTADSEQMPKRDRPCDTAGETTTSLTKTPASDQHMTGAPGHNCSDSPEVIEVQTVDGRVITVANTVTQTDWDWVVHRQQKDSSSVHMVVEDLVETPAEELTADLRGLVIAPDIENVEEKEREQENDLYGIPDVGPPSLLAYRPESKQPPVLYKSPAVLRLKQPAMNTESILCDYCHQTSKPFISRAQLENAPESELRFCCEKAQSVRMLILEEERALADLEVDKKIDVRPHAPFMSKHQKRAAKERAEQRLRAFEFQRVQTLGNQKSVFSGGQQIKTISYRRSNGDWTIREEPEVHQVDPETGDFFRVQGVTPVTYTQKKVLVRSYPDAGPFLTVFPDGTGNVFYPSGCIAISISSVGGGDFTYTVLEDNPSQPNIQAIFTSRGHSTCYHPNGLIWVNLTQLEGIQCSETGALRQRWSWHDLEPHIHPLPFQPLYLSLNPFISLRILTQERIYLTFSHCTCRVRFNVGAKLKLTYPEGLVLPGPDTLQKHLQIKCLEIYTLLDRIQTHIAYQHMPSHQNIKPLYGLIAQMERLRRQVDRQTPRRKLKTPVPPK
- the LOC121699427 gene encoding glutamate-rich protein 6-like isoform X3 gives rise to the protein MSKPTGSPGVGSGSELSTTLSSTRGGQHESSPQMTADSETTTSLTKTPASDQHMTGAPGHNCSDSPEVIEVQTVDGRVITVANTVTQTDWDWVVHRQQKDSSSVHMVVEDLVETPAEELTADLRGLVIAPDIENVEEKEREQENDLYGIPDVGPPSLLAYRPESKQPPVLYKVQSPAVLRLKQPAMNTESILCDYCHQTSKPFISRAQLENAPESELRFCCEKAQSVRMLILEEERALADLEVDKKIDVRPHAPFMSKHQKRAAKERAEQRLRAFEFQRVQTLGNQKSVFSGGQQIKTISYRRSNGDWTIREEPEVHQVDPETGDFFRVQGVTPVTYTQKKVLVRSYPDAGPFLTVFPDGTGNVFYPSGCIAISISSVGGGDFTYTVLEDNPSQPNIQAIFTSRGHSTCYHPNGLIWVNLTQLEGIQCSETGALRQRWSWHDLEPHIHPLPFQPLYLSLNPFISLRILTQERIYLTFSHCTCRVRFNVGAKLKLTYPEGLVLPGPDTLQKHLQIKCLEIYTLLDRIQTHIAYQHMPSHQNIKPLYGLIAQMERLRRQVDRQTPRRKLKTPVPPK
- the ednrbb gene encoding endothelin receptor type B is translated as MERTNVFIFFLLVQVISAETVDKTTYQETFTDINETISQTYQKEEVNNTLSTSNFTLKAPGQRPHPHPMCSGPTRIKVVFKYINTLVSCFVFITGMTGNLALLRIIYKNKGMRSGPNILIASLALGDLIHIVIAIPVNAYKLLAEDWPFDVAICKLVPFIQKTSVGITVLSLCALSIDRYRVVASRNHIKGLGVPKWTAVKLILIWIISTFLAVPEAVGFNMMAMDYKGKHLRICLLHPIQSSQFMQFYKNAKDWWLFGIYFCMPLACTALFYTLMTCEMLKKSRTQIGFNDHIKQRREVAKTVFSLVLVFAVCWLPLHLSRILKLTIYNQKDPHRCDLLSAFLVLDYIGINMASANSCMNPIALYVVSKRFKAHFKACLFCWNTSSQTVTPDEKQTLEKTKVNGQAPEQSKS